The Candidatus Dependentiae bacterium genome window below encodes:
- the pheS gene encoding phenylalanine--tRNA ligase subunit alpha, which yields MATLHDQITTITSQLIKTFASVKDQKELEDARIAFLGRNGHLAELMNQLKTLSLEEKKAAGPALNALKQLAETTYNTTQKTLRDAIVHEALEKQKDFDVTAYKATTLPGHTHIYTQVTQDLENIFISMGYDIADGPEVETDYYNFQALNIPSDHPARDMHDTFWLTIPGMLLRTHTSTVQTHSMEHKSLPLAIFAPGRAFRNEATDASHDFQFTQGEGLVIAKDVSIANLLATAKAFLQAFFEKEDLNIRVRPGYFPFVEPGVEIDASCPFCGGKGCSPCKHTGWIELLGAGLVHPNVLRSSGIDPEVYSGFAFGFGIERLTMIKYGINDIRLFHSSKVHFLDQF from the coding sequence ATGGCAACTTTACACGATCAAATAACGACAATAACATCTCAATTAATAAAAACTTTTGCGTCAGTAAAAGACCAAAAAGAACTTGAAGATGCGCGTATCGCCTTTTTGGGCCGCAATGGCCATTTAGCCGAGCTCATGAATCAACTAAAAACATTATCGTTAGAAGAAAAAAAGGCAGCTGGCCCAGCACTCAATGCATTAAAACAATTAGCTGAAACTACCTACAACACAACACAAAAAACATTACGTGATGCGATTGTGCATGAGGCCTTAGAAAAACAAAAAGACTTTGATGTTACGGCCTACAAAGCAACAACGCTCCCAGGCCACACGCATATTTACACACAAGTGACCCAAGATTTGGAAAATATCTTTATTTCCATGGGCTACGACATTGCCGATGGTCCGGAAGTAGAAACCGATTACTACAACTTCCAAGCGCTTAATATTCCCTCAGATCATCCAGCGCGCGATATGCACGACACCTTCTGGCTGACCATTCCTGGCATGCTCCTGCGCACACACACATCAACCGTACAAACCCATAGCATGGAACATAAAAGTTTGCCCTTGGCTATTTTTGCCCCCGGCAGAGCGTTCCGTAACGAAGCTACCGATGCATCCCACGACTTCCAATTCACCCAAGGTGAGGGATTAGTGATCGCCAAGGATGTTTCTATCGCTAATCTTTTGGCTACCGCCAAAGCATTCTTGCAAGCATTTTTTGAAAAAGAAGATCTTAATATTCGTGTTCGCCCAGGCTACTTTCCCTTTGTGGAACCAGGCGTAGAAATTGACGCATCATGCCCATTCTGTGGCGGCAAAGGTTGCTCACCCTGCAAGCACACGGGTTGGATTGAATTACTTGGAGCTGGACTTGTCCATCCGAATGTTCTAAGATCCAGTGGTATTGACCCTGAAGTATATTCGGGTTTTGCCTTTGGGTTTGGCATTGAGCGACTGACAATGATAAAATACGGCATTAACGATATTCGCTTATTCCACAGCAGCAAGGTGCATTTCCTCGATCAATTTTAA